A genomic region of Exiguobacterium oxidotolerans JCM 12280 contains the following coding sequences:
- a CDS encoding DEAD/DEAH box helicase has product MEPRQSLVTYLEELKADRAFMERVTYMKTMEATAGRYSPFPAQMPKRLQQAIKARGIDALYRHQALAFDQVMAGKSTVIVTPTASGKTYCFNLPILSHLLEHPNDRALYLYPTKALAQDQNSELLELIDELEAPIRCFTYDGDTSPTIRTKVRKAGNIVITNPDMLHSGILPHHTKWIELFENLKYIVIDELHTYRGVFGSHVANVIRRLRRICHYYGSDPVFIMTSATIANPQELAERLIEKQVSLIDDNGAPTGRKHFIVYQPPIVNAQLGIRRSATLETKQLASRFIKKKFQTIVFARSRVRVEVLLTYLRSLIRHELGPKSIEGYRGGYLPTERRDIERRLRKGEITGIVSTNALELGVDIGQLQVCIMNGYPGTIASLWQQAGRAGRRQDDALIILVASSGMLDQYVAERPELFLNQSPEAARLDPDNLIIAVDHIKCAAFELPFRQGERFGTLETEDILEYLVEERVLHQRGERFYWMNDAFPAHEISLRSSDQENVVIVDQTEVPNRVIGEMDTFSAMTLLHDEAIYLHGADQYQVETLDFEEKKAFVRAVDVDYYTDANFSVDLSVLEEDESYSNDAFSVARGDVSVRGMATMFKKIKFGTHENIGSGPIHLPEREIHTTGVWFTLPATSASSTELEQVLEGVANSLRRVAPLYLMCDASDVFVVPQVKATHTQKPTIYLYDRYPGGVGLASSIYKQRSIMLRAARDSIETCPCQDGCPACIGMVGLADEKERTVSMLTEMEKELS; this is encoded by the coding sequence ATGGAACCGAGACAATCACTCGTTACCTATTTAGAGGAGTTAAAAGCTGATCGCGCCTTTATGGAGCGCGTCACATATATGAAGACGATGGAAGCTACAGCAGGACGGTACTCACCATTTCCGGCACAGATGCCAAAACGATTACAACAAGCCATCAAAGCACGTGGCATCGATGCCTTGTACCGGCATCAAGCATTAGCATTTGATCAAGTCATGGCAGGGAAATCGACGGTCATCGTCACGCCGACGGCTTCTGGGAAAACATATTGCTTTAATTTACCGATTCTCTCGCATCTACTGGAGCATCCGAACGACCGGGCACTGTATCTTTATCCGACGAAAGCTCTCGCACAAGATCAAAACAGTGAACTGCTCGAGTTGATTGATGAGCTCGAAGCACCGATTCGTTGTTTTACGTATGACGGAGATACATCACCGACGATTCGGACGAAAGTCCGCAAAGCGGGGAACATCGTCATTACGAATCCCGATATGCTCCACTCCGGGATATTGCCACACCATACGAAGTGGATTGAACTGTTCGAAAACTTAAAATATATCGTCATCGATGAATTGCATACGTACCGTGGCGTCTTCGGGAGTCACGTCGCGAATGTCATTCGACGGTTACGCCGGATTTGTCACTATTATGGGAGTGATCCCGTCTTCATCATGACGAGCGCAACGATTGCCAATCCACAAGAACTCGCAGAACGGCTGATTGAGAAGCAGGTCAGTCTGATCGATGACAATGGTGCCCCGACCGGACGAAAACATTTTATCGTTTATCAGCCACCAATCGTCAATGCCCAACTCGGAATTCGACGTTCGGCGACACTCGAAACGAAACAACTGGCATCCCGATTCATCAAAAAGAAGTTTCAGACAATCGTCTTTGCCCGCTCACGTGTCCGCGTCGAGGTGTTGCTGACGTATCTACGCAGTTTAATTCGCCATGAACTCGGTCCGAAATCGATTGAAGGATACCGCGGCGGTTATTTACCGACCGAGCGGCGTGATATCGAGCGACGTTTGCGTAAAGGTGAAATCACCGGCATCGTCTCGACGAATGCATTAGAACTGGGCGTCGATATTGGCCAATTGCAAGTCTGTATCATGAATGGTTATCCCGGGACGATTGCTTCGCTTTGGCAACAGGCAGGGCGAGCCGGAAGACGGCAGGACGATGCCTTAATCATCCTCGTCGCTTCGTCCGGGATGCTCGATCAATACGTCGCAGAGCGACCGGAGTTATTTTTAAATCAATCACCAGAGGCGGCACGACTCGATCCGGATAATTTAATCATCGCCGTCGACCATATAAAATGTGCCGCGTTCGAACTCCCGTTTCGGCAAGGTGAAAGATTCGGCACACTCGAGACGGAAGATATTCTCGAGTATTTAGTCGAAGAACGTGTCCTGCATCAGCGGGGAGAACGTTTCTATTGGATGAATGATGCGTTTCCGGCACATGAGATCTCGTTACGCTCAAGTGATCAAGAAAACGTCGTCATCGTCGATCAGACGGAAGTCCCGAATCGGGTCATCGGTGAGATGGATACGTTCAGTGCGATGACCTTATTGCATGATGAAGCGATTTACTTGCATGGAGCGGATCAGTATCAAGTCGAAACCCTTGATTTTGAGGAGAAAAAAGCGTTCGTCCGTGCCGTGGATGTCGATTATTATACCGATGCTAATTTTTCAGTCGATTTGTCTGTCCTTGAAGAAGATGAAAGTTATTCGAACGATGCGTTTAGTGTCGCCCGTGGGGATGTCAGTGTCCGTGGGATGGCGACGATGTTCAAAAAAATTAAGTTCGGTACCCACGAAAACATCGGATCTGGTCCGATTCATTTACCTGAACGGGAAATCCATACGACAGGCGTCTGGTTTACGTTACCTGCTACATCTGCTTCGAGTACGGAGCTCGAACAAGTACTGGAAGGTGTCGCGAACAGCTTGCGGCGTGTAGCACCGCTCTATTTAATGTGTGACGCGAGCGACGTTTTCGTCGTGCCGCAAGTCAAGGCGACCCATACGCAAAAGCCGACCATCTATTTATATGACCGGTATCCTGGAGGGGTCGGCTTAGCTTCCTCGATTTATAAACAACGGAGCATCATGTTACGGGCAGCACGCGACTCGATTGAGACATGTCCCTGCCAGGATGGTTGTCCGGCTTGCATCGGTATGGTCGGTCTCGCAGACGAGAAGGAACGGACGGTCAGCATGCTAACTGAGATGGAGAAGGAGTTATCATGA
- a CDS encoding transglycosylase domain-containing protein — MERSRVARREETKTSTKQSNRTKRPKKKKSGGSGGSGKGPLFKKLLMIATGLFIIMMLVGGGFAAYAIATAPELDETKLRDALPLKIYASNKEEIKQGGTSREYVSIKEVPEVVKDAFIAIEDRRFYQHKGIDFRRLGGAIIANITDGFGSEGASTITQQVIKQSFLSSEKTITRKVQEQWLAIRLEQDYTKDQILEMYLNKNYYGQNSFGIQTASKAYFNKTVDKLDYAEAAMLAGLPQRPTAYDPIKGDPKLTKGRQTQVLDAMLTTGVITQKQRDQGVDQPISKLIDPAPKSTTDASYDSVIFDMVSKELEDVFGLEGKDIYGQGLKIYTSIDKPMHDYMNEAIKEDKVVQLPDYAEAAASAVNTKTGEVLAVVDGKNPGEDTARRNYANEPHQPGSSAKPFFAYGPAIENEKWSTAKQITDQETKINGKTIQNYYDGYKGTNTIRNWLKISANTPAIQTFQEIGGDAVESFAAKSGLALEKDESISPAYAIGGMKHGFNTTEMAGAYATLGNGGDYVEPHIIKSIEYSDGSKIKSPIKSKKAMEDYTAYMLTDMLRDVLKPGGTFPTAGLSFDAAGKTGTTNAYKDVWFVGYTSDVSISVWTGTTTSGNNNGIGLEGQNESRMAQNLWKDFVTKTRDRTPAPFEQPSSVLSIGDELYVKGTKEPVVEKKAVPAPTGLQASYDEEAQSGELTWNYNDSALRTNGYDSVTFEVSMKDPDGNTSVLGTSSTNRIGINGLKPGRTEFTLVAKASGEESGPVATSVTVAEPETEEPVTDEPTTDEPTTDEPTTDEPATDEPATDEPATDEPATDEPTTDEPTTDEPATDEPTTDEPATDEPTTDEPTTDEPATDESVSTQSTDEAAKENDKKKQSDKEKTDKKDKKEDSQSTE; from the coding sequence ATGGAAAGAAGTCGTGTCGCACGTCGTGAAGAAACGAAGACGTCAACTAAACAATCGAATCGGACGAAACGTCCGAAAAAGAAGAAGTCCGGGGGTTCAGGTGGATCTGGAAAAGGTCCACTTTTTAAAAAGCTATTAATGATTGCAACCGGCTTATTCATCATCATGATGCTTGTCGGAGGTGGGTTTGCTGCGTATGCGATTGCCACTGCTCCGGAACTCGATGAGACGAAACTACGGGATGCACTCCCACTGAAAATTTATGCGAGCAACAAAGAAGAAATCAAACAGGGTGGAACGAGTCGCGAGTATGTCTCGATTAAAGAAGTTCCTGAAGTCGTCAAAGATGCCTTCATCGCGATTGAAGATCGACGTTTTTACCAACACAAAGGGATTGACTTCCGTCGTCTCGGTGGAGCAATCATCGCGAACATCACCGATGGATTCGGCTCGGAAGGGGCATCAACAATCACGCAACAGGTCATCAAACAATCGTTTTTAAGTTCTGAAAAAACAATCACACGGAAAGTACAGGAACAGTGGTTAGCGATTCGTTTAGAACAAGACTACACGAAAGATCAAATTTTAGAAATGTACTTGAATAAAAACTACTATGGTCAGAATTCGTTCGGGATTCAGACGGCTTCAAAAGCTTATTTCAATAAGACGGTCGATAAATTAGATTATGCAGAAGCAGCGATGCTTGCCGGATTGCCACAGCGTCCGACAGCATATGATCCGATTAAAGGGGATCCGAAGTTAACGAAGGGTCGCCAAACACAAGTATTAGATGCGATGTTGACGACAGGCGTCATCACGCAAAAACAACGTGATCAAGGAGTCGACCAACCGATTTCTAAATTAATTGATCCCGCTCCAAAATCGACGACAGATGCTTCGTACGATAGCGTCATCTTTGATATGGTCTCAAAAGAATTAGAAGATGTCTTTGGTCTTGAAGGAAAAGACATCTATGGCCAAGGACTCAAAATTTATACATCGATTGATAAACCGATGCATGATTATATGAATGAAGCCATTAAAGAAGACAAAGTCGTACAATTACCAGACTATGCCGAAGCCGCGGCCTCTGCCGTCAACACAAAAACGGGTGAAGTCTTAGCCGTCGTCGACGGAAAAAATCCAGGGGAAGACACGGCACGTCGTAACTACGCGAATGAACCGCACCAACCGGGTTCTTCTGCGAAACCATTCTTCGCGTATGGTCCAGCGATTGAAAATGAAAAATGGTCGACAGCAAAACAAATCACGGACCAAGAAACGAAGATTAACGGCAAGACGATTCAAAACTATTACGACGGTTACAAAGGAACAAACACGATTCGAAACTGGTTGAAGATTTCTGCCAATACACCGGCAATCCAAACGTTCCAAGAGATTGGTGGCGATGCGGTCGAATCGTTTGCTGCTAAATCTGGTTTGGCATTAGAAAAAGATGAATCAATTTCTCCAGCGTACGCAATCGGTGGGATGAAACACGGATTCAACACGACTGAGATGGCGGGCGCTTATGCGACACTCGGAAACGGTGGCGATTATGTAGAGCCACACATCATCAAGTCAATCGAGTACAGTGATGGATCGAAAATCAAATCACCAATCAAATCGAAAAAAGCGATGGAAGACTATACAGCCTATATGTTGACGGACATGCTTCGTGATGTCCTGAAGCCGGGCGGTACGTTCCCGACGGCTGGACTTTCATTTGATGCAGCAGGAAAAACCGGAACGACGAATGCCTATAAGGATGTTTGGTTCGTTGGTTATACTTCTGATGTCTCCATTAGTGTTTGGACAGGAACGACGACATCTGGAAATAATAACGGGATCGGCCTCGAAGGGCAAAACGAGAGTAGAATGGCGCAAAACCTATGGAAAGATTTTGTGACGAAAACACGTGACCGGACACCAGCACCGTTCGAACAACCAAGCTCGGTCCTCAGTATCGGCGACGAATTGTATGTGAAAGGCACGAAGGAGCCGGTCGTCGAAAAAAAGGCCGTACCAGCTCCGACTGGATTGCAAGCTTCTTACGATGAAGAGGCGCAGTCAGGTGAGCTGACTTGGAATTACAACGATTCAGCGTTGCGGACGAACGGATACGATAGCGTAACATTCGAAGTATCGATGAAAGATCCGGATGGCAATACATCGGTTCTTGGGACGAGTTCGACGAATCGTATTGGTATCAATGGTCTAAAACCAGGACGAACAGAGTTTACACTCGTCGCGAAAGCATCAGGAGAAGAGTCAGGTCCTGTTGCGACGTCCGTCACAGTCGCTGAACCAGAGACTGAAGAACCAGTGACGGATGAACCGACGACGGATGAACCGACGACGGATGAACCGACGACGGATGAACCGGCGACGGATGAACCGGCAACGGACGAACCGGCAACGGACGAACCGGCAACGGACGAACCGACGACGGATGAACCGACGACGGACGAACCGGCAACGGATGAACCGACGACGGATGAACCGGCAACAGACGAACCGACGACGGACGAGCCAACGACGGATGAACCGGCAACGGATGAGTCGGTCTCTACACAATCAACGGATGAAGCAGCAAAAGAAAATGATAAGAAAAAACAATCCGATAAAGAAAAGACGGACAAAAAAGATAAAAAAGAGGATTCCCAAAGCACGGAATAA
- the nth gene encoding endonuclease III, with protein sequence MLRVAEIDRIERTLEEMFPDAFCELIHQNPFELVVAVALSAQATDVLVNQVTPGLFAAYPTPNDLAAAPITAIEEKIKRLGLYRNKAKNIKALAERLVTLHDGEVPTDRAGLEALPGVGRKTANVVLSVAFDVPAFAVDTHVERVSKRLGICRWKDNVTQVEATLMKRFKRERWSKLHHQFIFFGRYHCKAQRPNCLACPLLDMCREGKKRTKGTTIPVD encoded by the coding sequence ATGTTACGAGTAGCTGAAATCGACCGGATTGAACGAACACTTGAAGAGATGTTCCCGGACGCCTTTTGTGAACTGATTCATCAAAACCCGTTTGAACTCGTCGTTGCTGTCGCCTTGAGTGCGCAAGCGACGGACGTACTCGTCAATCAAGTCACGCCGGGATTGTTCGCAGCATATCCGACGCCAAACGACTTAGCGGCGGCACCCATCACTGCCATCGAAGAGAAAATCAAGCGGCTTGGTCTCTATCGCAATAAGGCGAAAAACATCAAAGCTCTCGCGGAACGCCTCGTCACGTTGCATGACGGGGAAGTACCGACGGACCGTGCCGGACTCGAAGCCTTACCCGGTGTCGGACGGAAAACAGCGAACGTCGTGTTGTCGGTTGCATTCGATGTCCCGGCGTTCGCCGTCGATACGCATGTCGAACGGGTCTCAAAACGCCTCGGTATCTGTCGCTGGAAAGATAATGTCACACAAGTCGAAGCGACGTTGATGAAACGATTCAAGCGGGAACGCTGGTCGAAACTGCATCATCAATTCATTTTTTTCGGACGGTATCACTGCAAGGCGCAACGTCCGAATTGCCTTGCATGCCCGTTACTCGACATGTGCCGGGAAGGGAAAAAACGGACGAAAGGGACAACGATTCCTGTCGATTAA
- the recU gene encoding Holliday junction resolvase RecU, with product MVLNYPNGKKFQKPLEPHGTTMKNPRANASTFSNRGMKLEKLINESNTFYLTHNRAIIHKKPTPLQIVQVDYPKRSAAVVKEAYFKQPSTTDYNGVYRGKYIDFEAKETNHKTSFPLKNFHPHQIEHMRQCVAHGGICFVIIRFSMYNVQYVLSVEHVFPWWEQLETGRKSIPLDQIEQHGIKIKTGAFPAIDYLEAVDELYFT from the coding sequence ATCGTTTTGAATTATCCGAACGGTAAAAAATTTCAAAAGCCTCTCGAACCTCATGGAACGACGATGAAAAACCCACGGGCGAATGCATCGACATTTTCTAATCGGGGGATGAAGCTTGAAAAATTGATTAATGAAAGCAATACGTTTTACTTGACGCATAATCGGGCAATTATTCACAAGAAGCCAACCCCCCTTCAAATCGTTCAGGTCGATTACCCGAAACGTTCTGCGGCTGTCGTGAAAGAAGCCTATTTCAAACAACCGTCGACGACCGATTATAATGGCGTCTATCGAGGGAAATATATTGATTTTGAAGCGAAGGAAACGAATCATAAGACCTCTTTTCCACTCAAGAACTTCCACCCCCATCAAATTGAACACATGCGGCAATGCGTAGCACATGGAGGAATTTGTTTTGTCATCATTCGATTCAGTATGTATAATGTGCAATATGTGCTTTCAGTCGAGCACGTGTTCCCTTGGTGGGAGCAATTGGAAACGGGTCGTAAATCAATTCCGCTCGACCAAATCGAACAACATGGTATAAAAATCAAGACAGGTGCGTTCCCTGCGATTGATTATCTCGAAGCAGTGGACGAATTATATTTCACTTGA
- the asnS gene encoding asparagine--tRNA ligase encodes MIRDVAKHVGEEITIGCWLANKRSSGKIAFLQLRDGSGFMQGVVVKETVGEDLFKTAKGLTQESSLWVTGVIKSDGERTALGHEMEITSIEIIHEAIDYPITPKAHGTDFLMDNRHLWLRSKRQHAVMVVRNELIRATYEFFNQEGFIKVDPPILTGSAPEGTTELFQTKYFDEDAYLSQSGQLYMEAAAMALGKVFSFGPTFRAEKSKTRRHLIEFWMMEPEMAFYDHEMNLEVQENYVSHLVQSALKNCKAELELLGRDLTVLETIQAPFPRVRYTEAIDMLKEQGFDDIEFGDDFGAPHETAIANSFARPVFITHWPKAIKPFYMKEDPENPGFVLCDDLIAPEGYGEIVGGSQREEDYDKLLADMKEHNLDETGAYKWYLETRKYGSVPHSGFGLGLERTVAWITGVEHVRETIPFPRLLNRLYP; translated from the coding sequence ATGATTCGAGATGTAGCAAAACATGTAGGAGAGGAAATCACGATTGGCTGTTGGTTAGCGAACAAACGTTCAAGCGGTAAAATCGCCTTCCTTCAGTTACGTGACGGTTCCGGTTTCATGCAAGGTGTCGTCGTCAAAGAAACAGTCGGAGAAGACTTATTCAAAACAGCGAAAGGCTTGACGCAAGAATCATCACTTTGGGTGACGGGAGTCATCAAATCAGATGGTGAGCGGACAGCACTTGGTCATGAGATGGAGATCACGTCAATTGAAATCATCCATGAAGCAATCGATTACCCGATTACACCGAAAGCACACGGAACAGATTTCTTGATGGACAACCGTCACCTTTGGTTGCGGTCAAAACGCCAACATGCCGTCATGGTCGTTCGAAATGAATTGATCCGTGCGACATACGAGTTCTTTAACCAAGAAGGGTTCATCAAAGTCGACCCGCCAATCTTGACGGGTAGTGCACCGGAAGGAACAACTGAATTGTTCCAAACGAAATACTTCGATGAAGATGCGTACTTGTCACAATCGGGTCAACTCTACATGGAAGCGGCAGCGATGGCGCTCGGCAAAGTCTTCTCATTCGGTCCGACATTCCGTGCTGAAAAATCAAAAACACGTCGTCACTTGATTGAGTTTTGGATGATGGAGCCGGAGATGGCGTTCTATGACCACGAGATGAACCTCGAAGTCCAAGAAAACTATGTCTCGCACCTCGTGCAGTCCGCCTTGAAGAACTGTAAAGCGGAACTCGAGTTGCTCGGGCGTGACTTGACGGTTCTTGAAACGATTCAAGCACCATTCCCACGCGTCCGCTATACGGAAGCAATCGATATGTTGAAAGAGCAAGGATTCGATGACATCGAATTCGGAGATGATTTTGGTGCACCACATGAAACAGCAATCGCAAATAGTTTTGCCCGCCCTGTCTTCATCACGCACTGGCCGAAAGCCATCAAACCGTTCTACATGAAAGAAGATCCGGAAAACCCGGGATTCGTTCTGTGTGACGACTTGATTGCACCGGAAGGATACGGCGAAATCGTCGGTGGTTCGCAACGTGAAGAAGATTACGACAAACTGCTTGCTGATATGAAAGAACATAACTTGGATGAGACAGGCGCCTATAAATGGTATCTTGAAACACGCAAGTATGGTTCAGTACCGCACAGTGGCTTTGGTTTAGGACTTGAACGAACTGTCGCTTGGATCACGGGCGTTGAGCACGTTCGGGAGACGATTCCATTCCCGCGTCTACTCAACCGGTTGTATCCGTAA
- a CDS encoding DUF3800 domain-containing protein: MATPKSNSRHESKMIPRASNNTAKKYVMFVDETGTPKGNTQFNLTGVLMEYKYAIDSDETGEPSPLRKRLMEFKSSVFEDPHIPLHLKEILKAEHPYGKEDGITIDMLRHFWVALPDFLIDIDCTIVSVEVDKQKLQEFYSTPKDPYVVAFAHLMKSFYAFLEETEATSARVVLESRDDYQNLLIQKAFFDIFNSGTVHLDVEKSRQKIKGFIFAEKDSDLYQSGLEIADLVCLPLSRVRRGVIEVKPRFVHYGDENRIFKAIKEKIYIRRDSPDQDFRNWGFKKVPITKKRREWSDTPWNG; the protein is encoded by the coding sequence TTGGCAACACCTAAATCGAATTCGCGCCATGAATCAAAAATGATTCCTAGAGCGTCGAACAACACTGCGAAAAAATACGTCATGTTCGTCGATGAGACGGGGACACCTAAAGGGAACACGCAATTTAATTTGACAGGTGTCTTGATGGAATACAAATATGCCATCGATTCGGACGAAACAGGTGAACCGAGCCCTTTACGGAAACGCTTGATGGAATTTAAGTCGAGTGTGTTTGAAGATCCACACATTCCACTCCATTTAAAAGAAATTTTAAAGGCGGAGCATCCTTACGGCAAAGAAGACGGGATCACGATTGATATGTTACGTCATTTTTGGGTCGCATTACCTGACTTCCTAATCGATATCGACTGTACGATCGTCAGTGTCGAAGTCGATAAACAGAAGCTGCAAGAATTTTATTCGACACCCAAAGATCCTTACGTCGTCGCCTTTGCCCACTTGATGAAATCTTTTTACGCTTTTTTAGAGGAAACGGAAGCGACGAGTGCTCGTGTCGTCCTCGAAAGTCGGGATGATTATCAAAACTTGTTAATTCAAAAAGCGTTCTTCGATATCTTTAACTCAGGGACGGTCCACCTCGACGTCGAAAAAAGCCGTCAAAAAATCAAAGGCTTCATCTTTGCTGAAAAGGATAGCGACCTCTACCAATCCGGTCTTGAGATTGCTGACCTCGTTTGTCTTCCCCTTTCACGCGTACGTCGTGGCGTGATTGAGGTAAAACCACGGTTTGTCCATTACGGGGACGAAAACCGAATCTTTAAAGCAATCAAAGAAAAAATTTATATTCGTCGCGATAGTCCCGATCAAGATTTCCGGAACTGGGGGTTCAAAAAAGTTCCGATCACGAAAAAGCGTCGGGAATGGTCCGATACGCCTTGGAATGGTTAA
- a CDS encoding DnaD domain-containing protein — protein sequence MNHNLIQLFEEGTVVLPKRLFTEAKRLGISFVEFTLIGQLFACRAEGMEMPSPEELSNRLGLSETETIETTLGLLQKGLLAMENVAGSERYSLVPLYEKLMAPPEQEAPNFDTINPSVFQQFERELGMMSPFQMEQIIQWLTIENIAEELVLAALREAVYHNVRKMTYINQILRTWEREGIKTLEDLATRGG from the coding sequence ATGAATCATAATTTAATCCAACTTTTCGAAGAAGGGACCGTCGTGCTTCCGAAACGATTGTTCACGGAAGCGAAGCGGCTTGGAATCAGCTTCGTCGAGTTCACGTTAATCGGTCAATTGTTCGCTTGCCGTGCGGAAGGGATGGAGATGCCTTCACCGGAAGAATTGAGCAATCGTCTCGGGCTGTCCGAGACGGAAACGATTGAGACGACGCTCGGTTTGTTACAGAAGGGGTTGCTGGCGATGGAAAATGTCGCCGGATCGGAACGCTATTCGTTAGTTCCCCTCTATGAAAAATTGATGGCACCACCGGAACAAGAGGCGCCGAACTTCGATACGATCAATCCATCGGTCTTCCAACAATTCGAACGGGAACTCGGAATGATGTCGCCGTTTCAAATGGAACAAATCATTCAGTGGCTGACGATTGAAAACATTGCGGAAGAGCTAGTCCTTGCCGCGCTTCGCGAAGCCGTCTACCATAACGTCCGGAAGATGACCTATATCAATCAAATTTTGCGGACGTGGGAACGCGAGGGCATCAAAACACTCGAAGATCTTGCGACACGGGGAGGGTGA
- a CDS encoding DUF1798 family protein, producing the protein MTIEPLLQEIEKIYQAGRAGTEYDFNEDVIPFVEQADVLIADWQRNAQNSPYLRPAMVESAVDQLKQLSVQAFQPKTSLKRFNETIKSVRYIDQLMQ; encoded by the coding sequence ATGACAATTGAACCGTTACTTCAAGAAATCGAAAAAATTTATCAAGCAGGACGCGCCGGAACAGAATATGACTTCAACGAAGATGTCATTCCGTTCGTCGAACAAGCAGACGTGCTCATCGCTGACTGGCAACGCAACGCGCAGAACAGCCCTTATTTACGCCCGGCGATGGTCGAGAGTGCCGTCGATCAACTGAAACAACTATCAGTCCAGGCGTTCCAACCAAAAACAAGTTTAAAACGTTTCAATGAAACGATTAAGTCTGTTCGCTATATCGATCAACTGATGCAGTGA